CCAGAGCTGGCGTCTATTCCTGGTTCTGTGTGGGAGAGAGCTGCCTGGTGACAGCAGCTCTGTTTCAGGGTCCTCTCCCCGGCGCTGCGCTCGatgctctttgctgccttggCTTCCTTCCTGGCTCAAGTGAGGGCCGCTGGACCCCCTGGATGCACGTCTGGGGGGATGCATGCCCAGGGATGCAGGAGCAGGGGGATGCACACCCCGTGCCCTTTGGTACCCGGGCCAGCTTGGCTTGTTGGACCAAGAGCATCACAGCCTCGGCCCCAAGATGCTCCCGTGGCCCCACACTGGAGGGGCTTCACCCGCCCGAGCCccgccagccgccccccagggccatgcccatGAATAATCGAAGCTGCGGCTGCCTCCCCCGTGCTAACCCAGTTTCTCAAGCATGAAGACAACTGCAGCGGCTGCTCAGCGGCTGCCACCTGCGCCCGGGGCTGCTTGGATGCCTGAACCGGCCGTGGCACCCGCTGTGGGCTCAGCCCCCCGCGCCACGAGCCCAGCACCCCGTGGGTGcctgggggggaaggaggagtttgGAAACGCACGTATCCTGCACCAGCCGGGCACTGCGCGCTGGCTTTTACACCCTCGCATGCACCCACCAAAAACCAAGCCCGGACACGCTCGCCAGAGCCCCCCGTGTGCCCACCGGCCCCGCAGGGTCACCCCTCATCCCGGCGATGCCCTTCAAAGCCGGGCCCAAGACAGGCAGCGGCCAGTCCCCTGCCAGGGGGGGGTtgttgggggggctggggcgtGGGGGCAAAGGGTAGCAGGGCCCTACCTTCAAGGGAGCCCATGGCCCGCCGCAGGCAGGTCTGCCTGTCCGCCGGGAGCCATGCCTGTGCCGAGCATCCCCTCCCCTGCGCCGCACGGCACGTTGCTACAGCGACCGCCTCCCGCCGCAACCGGCTGGAGCTGAGCGATGGAGGATGTACAGGAGCCTCCTTCGGCCTCACCGAGCGGTGGAGGGCGTGCAGGAGCCCCCTTCGGCTTTGCCACCCCATGGGATGGGGGCAAGAAGCCTTTCTGCAGCCCCGGGGGGGACGCAGCCCCTGTGCCCCTCCACGAGGCAGCTCTTCAACCCAAAATCGCCCATGCTGCCCCATGGCAGGGCAGCTGGGTTTGCAGGGGACATCGCCCCAGAGGGGCCCGGTGACAGCAGCCCTGCGAGGGCTGGCTTGGACGTGCCTCAAGGGACACCCAGCCCCGGGGGACGCCATCCACTGCCACCCCAGTGATGCCCCCAGTCCGGCTCCTGGGAGCCACCTGGCAGGACTGGGATGCTCTGGGGTGCGAGGaccacagggctggggagagtTGTAGGGTAGGGGGCTGGCACCCATCGCCCCTGCAGCGAGGTGGATGCTCTGGGGTCATGGCTCGGCGGGGCTGGCCTCGCTGGCTGCACAATCCCCCCGCCAGCAATCCCAGTCCCCCAGGCATCCCGAGGCCCCCCGAGCACCCCCAGCCCGCAGGAGAGCAAAGCCTTGGGAAAGGCTGGGCACGCTGCGGCAGGGCGAGACACCCTCCAGTGCACTTTCTGCACAGAGGACATTCCTGTCCCCACCTCCGCCCCCCGCCCTGGGTCTCACCtcaaaaaacaagaaagaagcagtgtgaggtttttttttttttcttcttccctggcCATAATTAAAAAGGACTCACCCTTCCGAGCCCTTTCTATCCCGGGAGGTCGAGAAGaaagagaggggaggaaggggaaaaccctgaaagaaaagagaggaagggcttgggaaggagaagagaaggggagggggggtggaAAGGGATGGGGAAAAATTAAAGCGGAGATTACACAAAGGGAACTCCTCTACCTTTGAAGCTTTGGCTAAATTGAggagggggcagcgggggcagGGAGGGTCCGGACCCAGTCGGCCCCTTTCTCAAAGCCCTCTCCTTTCAAGAAAGTCTCAAATTCCTGCGGAAACAAGGAGCCGGGGTTGTGGGCCGAAGGAAacgggagggggaaaaaaatttacccCAGCCTCTCGGCTAATTCCTGCCCGCCACACCTGGGCAGGCAGCACCAGGCGCATTGTTCGGCCATAATTGCTGGGTGTTGCATTTCGCTTCTGCTTTAAAGCTTCATTTAACTCAAACTGTTATAATTTTCTCCCCATTGCCCCCCTACCCCACCCCAGCCGTGCTCCCCCCACCCGGCATTATGCTGGCAGGGCTTTGTAGGGGCTGGGTGAGCCCCGGATAAGGGATTACATCCTCCCTGCCGTCCGGCTGCCACCTCCCAGGGCATTGTCAGAGGGGAAAGCAATTACGGGGAGGGTGGGATGGCACGGGCTGGGGGCACCAAGCTCGGGGCCGGGGGGCACAGCCCGACTGGCGGCCGCTGTGGGGTGGGCGAGCCGGTGGCCCCGGGTGGAGGGAGCCGTGGGTACCAGGCTGGGTACCACACCAAAGGGGATGCCCTGTTCACCAGGATGCAGCAGACACCCCCAGGACACAGACAAGGATGGGGGCACGGGGAGCCCCCTACAGCGGCCACCTTCATCCTCCTGCCATGCAGCATCTCTCCCTGAGCATCGGGTGCTTGCATAGGTGTGTGAGGACACCCTGTGCCAAGGGggagctgggtgccccccaTTCCAGCAGGCACAAAGCCTGCGGCAAAGCCTCAACACAGGAACGAAACTCCCCCAGGCCCCATCAGTCTAGACACTCACTTTTATTTGCCTCCGGGTTTCCTCCTTTACACAAATAAATTCCAAAGTCTAACTGTTTAGGCCTAAAACTGACTCGTAAAGGAAACAGCAGAGCTTGTAAAAACTCACAAACAACCGatcaaaagcaataaaaataacctAAAGGTGGTTTCTCTTTGGCCAGGGGAGCCCGGTGGGCACCCACACGCGTCCCCACACCACTGGCACCCCGGTGCCACCAGGAGAGGGCACAGACCTTCCCCTCCAATAAATAACACACAGACCCCACGGCCACGGGGATACAAGTGCTGACCCCAGCGTCTGCATGCCCGGGCACCCCCCGCCTCCCCTCTGAAGctgcacagacagacagacagaccgACCAGCACCCCATGCTCCCCATCACCTGGCTGCCTGTGGTGCCCTTGCAGGGACGGGCACAGCATCCcacgggcccggggccggggtcTCCATCCTGCTCCGGTGGGGACATCCCGCAGTCTCATGGCTGGTCCCATCCATCCCTGGCACTGAGAGGGATGTCTGCGGGGATGGGAACGTGGCCGGGGGGTCCCGGACCTCGGTGGCATGGGGACAAGTCTCCGAGGGGTTGCCAAGGGGAGTGGGTAAAGGTACCAGGTGGTTCACGTGGGTACCAAGGGATGCTCCAGGGCTGAAGGGACCCCAGCGTGGGGCTATAGACACCAGTGACCGCGCCCGAAGCGTGCGCTCCCCAACCTATTCACAGTGCCCAAGAGTATAAAAATAGAGcatctttagaaaaataagtggGGAAGAACCAGTGCTGGAGGGTGCCGGGAGAAGGGGCAGAGTCTGGCGAGACTGAAGGCTGTGAGGATGAGGAGGGCAGGGcccggcggggtggggggggggcgagTCCGGGCGTTACGTGCGTGGGCGAGGGGCGCGGGTACGGCGGGTGCGGCGGGTTGGGGAGGACGAGCCGACGAATTCGAACTGCTTCTGCCGCTCGGCGTTGTTGGGGAAGGGCAGCTGCCCGCGGTACAGGCGCTTGATGAAGTGGGCTTCCCGCTGGTTCTGGCGGCTGCGGGAGGCTTTGCGGGGCCGGCCCTTGCGGGTGAAGGCCATGTACCAGCCCTCGTAGCGGGCGTTTTGGAAAGCCGTGTAGTTGTTCTCCAACACGATCTCGGTGAAGATGCAATCCTTGCTCTTGCCGTTGGGCTgcgggaggaggagaggggtcACTGAGtacctgcagggatggggctgggggcttggGGATAGGACCCAGGAGGTGCTGCCgcccccctgcccacccctgtcacccctcccagtcccctgcccaccccatcCCTGCCGTGTTCACCGTGGCACCGACCCCAGTGCACCAGGACCAGCTCCCTGAGGGTTTTTCTCCTTGCAGGAGCCAGGCTGAGCAGCACGATGCTGATGGAGGAAAAGGGGGACTGGCAGCTTCtagggggggaaaggagagacCCCCAccgcaccagcacagcccctgtgaCTGGGGGACCGGCCTGGCCAAAcgtcccagctccagctgctcgGTGGGATGCCCAGGCTGAGCTCCGGGGACACACGGAGGGTGCCAGGACTCACTTTCCCAACGAGCTTGCCCCGCTTGCTCATGCAGATGTACTTCTCGCTCTCAGCCCCCTTGATGCGGACGCGGCTCCCGAAGGTGTCCGTCTCCACGATGAGCTTGGCTGCGAGGAAGGGAGCAAGGGGGAAGTGTCCCACgggggctgcagcacccccCACGAGCTACCGGCATCCAAACCACCCCCATCCCCTTATCCCTGCCTCCGTCTCACCCCGCAGCATCCCTCCCTGCCCATCACCGGCGGGGCCAGGAGGACGGCGAGCCCCCGCAgccggggcagggcagcccttgCCGGGGGATGCTCCCGGGCCATGATGCTAAAGGGCCTTTGTTAAAACCCAGCAGAGTCAAACCGGGCGTTTGATGAAGGCACTGGGGAGAGCAACGGCCCCTTCATCCTCCCCCGGCACATCCGTATTGTCAGCGATTCAATGGGTTCTCCAGGGCTAGACTGAGTCCAGCACCCGGCGGGTTAATTATCCTCGTCCTCATTGTTTCTCCACAACACAGCGGTGGCTGCAAAGGTTGGGAGCCGACACTGAAACCAATGACCCCGGCGGGTCTTGCGCTCCCAGCAGCCCGTGCCTGAGCCGGCAGGGAGAATTCAGGGAAAGACCTGGAAAGGTGGTGAGTCAGCCCCGCTGGGCACCgggctttgaaaaaaaaaacaacaaaaaagcgCCTTTCCCGAAGCTTTTAGATGCCGGGGATGCCAGCCTGGTCTTTGCGGGGCTGTGACGCCCGTCAGCGTGGCGTCAGGCCTGGGGCTGGCAAACCCCGTGGGGGAAGCCCAGGGTGGGCTCTGCCTCGGGTGGGCTGCCCACCACGTAGGGATGGTGCCGGGATCAGGTGATTATCCTCCGGGAGAAGTTGCCTGTCTCACACCAGGAAGAGATTAGGAAGCAAAAGTCCTAAATATAGGGCTTATAAACGCTACGTGGTATCAGAGAAATGTGTGATTTTGGAAGTTTTGAGGTCAGGGCTGGCTGGTCTGGAGCTGTGCTCTCAGAGGAGTTATTTGGAGGATTTTTGGGTATAAAACCAGCCAGCTGGAGCAACTAAAACCTCCCCGCACCCCTCATTCCCCCCACAAAACTCCTCTGGGAAGATAGACGTTTCCCCATCCTTTTCCAGCGCTTCCACGAGCACGTCTGTCCCAGGCAAACCCCTCCTGGGGAGCCGCTGGCCTCTTACCGAACTTGTTGCCGTCCTCGGCGGTGGCAGTGATCCTTTTGCCGTTCACCTGGACGTGCTTGCCGCTGGTCCGGCTGTAGAGCTGGTACTCCCTGATCTGCCGTCGGCTCAGCTGGTCGGTCATGGCACCCTGGTCCCTCACGTACTGGTTAAAATTAGGAGACGGTTGATTCTCCCCCTTTgtttacaaagggaaaaataaaatcaatttgtTTTGGACAGCCGATGGCAAGGGGATGGAGCGGGGAGCCTGGTGGGgcgggagggctgggggacatgggggatcCACCCGCCACCCCCCCTCTGCGGGCGAGGGAGAGCTCCCAGCCATCGCCAGCCAAGCTGGTCCCCTTTGAGCAGCGACGGAGGCACCGAGCAGATGCTTTGGACCCGAGGGCGAGTGGCGttgtgggcagggaggggcagaGATGTTGCTTTGCAACCTGCGCATGAGGAGGATGCGGGGTCTCGCAGGGAAGGATGCTCTCCTTAAGGCACAGTCGATCCGTTCCCTCCGGAGCGGGGTCGAGCTGCTGCTCCCGGCCATGCCCCGGGGCCAGACGGACACtcagcagcatctcctgctcGGGCAGCACCCCCTGCTCCCAGGCAGGTACCGGGGACAGGCTGGGATGCAAGGGCTGCGCTTGCAAAACACCCGCTGGGACCCTCGTGGGGCGGGAGACCCAACTAAAGCTGGGCTGGATGTCCCAGGACCAGAGCCATCCCCTCCTGGCCCACCCTGAGCATCCACCAGCCTCGGGGCCGGAGGAATAAAACAccctgcagagcccagccaGCTCCGTGGCTTATACTAACGGGGCAGCGCAAACACACCAGGGTTATTTTATGGTAAATGGCAGCTAATGGCTGCAGatgagctggggagggggggattaGTGCTGGTGGTCAGCCCCCGTCCCTGCACTGGACTCCAACCGGTGCCTCTCAACACACATCTCAGAGGAAGGCTTGGTTTAATGCCCCGTGCAAGTGGAAAgctggggctcagggcagcACCGCAGCTGGCTGAGCTGCCCAAGGGACACTAGTCCCAGCCCAGGCCCAAAAACCAGCTCCCaaagggctgtggggagggggacacgcTCCGGGAGCTCACCCCACGGGGGGACCCAGGGAGCGTTTGGGATCTGGGTGCCCAGTTCGGGGCGCGCAGCATCACCCGGGACCTGCAGCATCGCCTCGCCGGGTGGGAAGCCGGCACGAGGGGACCCAGCCCTGCCCGCTCTTGCAGCTGGGGGAGCGGCGGGGTGGTGGGGGGCACTGCcagcccccccggcacccccccccagatcccccccaCCTTTGTGTGCGCCTGGGGACTCATTTCCTGCCAGGATCCACTTTAAAGCCTTTGGGGCTGGTCAAggaggtgggctggggggggggcggcccctCTGCATCAAAGGCGGTTCCCTTCCCctctcattttcaaagaaataaaagcatttaccttgggaaaaaaaaaaaaaggaaaaaaaaaaggagagaaaaaaggtcCTGAGCACGTATTAAGGCTTCTGGGGCCAGCAGCTATGGGGGTTTTGTTCGGGCTCTGGAGCAGAGGGTGCTGATATGGAACAGTGCATTTTAATAGCCGCTGCCTTTCTAAAGCGCACAAAAAAGGATGGTGCAGCCTGGGTGGGGGGGTTgacaaggggaggggggggtgtcAAACCTCACACCACCCCACTGGTGGGGGGACCAGAACCCGCTCTGCCCCGTTAACCCCCTCGGCAGCCGGCCTCGGCGTGAGCGAGGGCAGAGTCGGGCCCCGGGAGCTCAAGGCTGATGGACTTGGCACGTCCCTCCCTGAGCCAGGCTGCAAGAAATGCATCGCCTGCCCCGGGAGGGCTTCCCTGCTGACCTTGCTTGGGCCCTCCGGCCCCACGGAGATAGGAAACCCGAGGGGTCCGGGGAGGATGCCCCTTCCCACCGCAGAGACCCCGCAGCCGGCCCTTTGCAGCCCCGAGGCTGATGGGCACAGCCGGCTCCGGCGGGaacccagccccacaggcaccTTTGCAGCATCACTcccctgccaggagctgggTACCACTCGGGGTGGGCACGCACCGGCCCCCTCGGCCACCGGGAAAGCCCCCCACGAGAGCAACGGGCATCCCCGAGGCGAAGGGTTAGCTCAGCCGATCGCAGCGCGGGTGCCTTCGCCCAGCCCGGCTCTGCGGAGCAGCCAGATGTGCCGCAGGGTTAGTAAAACATATCCACGTACCTGGGTCTGACAGGAGAACATGAGGAGCTGGAAACATCTGCAGCGggagacaaaagagaaaaggagagaaacaggGCGTTTTGTTCGGAGTTagttgttttctcttctttctttttttttttcccaccccccCTGCGAGGAATAGCTGTGTCTAACAGCACTAAGAATAAACTACTGATAAACCCGGGTTGCAAAGAATTGCAACAAGCGGCATGCAGGGCTTACATGGAGAGGTTCTGCAGGCTGATGGGCTGCATGGCGCTCGCCGAAGCCCCTCAGACACCGGCATGAAACGAAGGCACCGCCACGGGCTCTCTGCAAACCTGCCCTCCTTCACCGCCGGCACATCCCCGCCGGGGCAGGGAAAGCCAAGGAGCAGCCTGTCCCCTCCTTCCTCGGGTGACCCCCGCGTTCGGGGCGGGCGAGGGAAAAAACGGGTGAAACCCGGGCTGCCGCCGCGCTGGCGAGCCCACGTGCGATGCCAAAGTCTCCGGAGCAGCAGCGGCGACGGAGCATgggggaggcagctggggtcgggtcctctcctcctcctccgacCCTGGGGGCTGCGTGTCCTACGCTTTGGGGGCATCCAGATCCATCCTGACCCCTGCGTCCCCACCCCATCAGCCTCCCGTCCTTGGGCTAGTTCCCGGTTTGCATCTCCCTCCGGCAGCAGCTAGCGGGAGAggcggctgcgggcagggcagggcagcccacCGCCAAGGGCagcgcccgcagccccccactCCATCGAGCCGGCAGCACCCTCCCGGTCCCGGCCTGGTGGTGGGAGGCGGGTGGGCGATCCACGAAGCAGCAGCCTTTAAAGGTGGGGAAAGCTTGTGCAAAGAGGGGCTGAACCTCTCCTGGGAGGCAGCCGGCACTGCGGAGGGAAGGAGGATCGGACCtggcgggggccggggcaggaggaggggacgggggaggcggggaggcagggggtgTCCCCTTCGCTGAGGGTGGCAAAGCCCCCCGCCTCGCCAGCGCAGGGGAGGATGCCAGAGTGTGGGAGATGGGGAGTGATGCCTCTGGATGGTACCAGGGGTGGGAAAAGCCCCCGGTACTGGGAGAAGGGTGCCAGGCCTCAAGGAAGGGGTGTGCTGGCACCAAGGATGCTTTTTGTCACCCTCCTTTCACCAGGGTGACAGACACAGCCCTGGTCTGTACATCGCGCAGAGAAAAGCACCGCAGCGCATTTTAACCAGCTGGTTTAGTGTTGGGGAGCTCTGGGGGTCccccacacacatgcacagaagctcccccctttcccctgccCGCTCCCAGCCCCATCAGGAGGCTGCacatccctccctgctccatTTGCTCAGCCAGGAAGGTGCTAAGTGCCTTATAAATAGCCTGGCAGGGAGCTAGGGTAATGCCCCGGGGGGGCAAAACACCCCTGTGGGGTGTCCCAGAAGGGATAGCACTTGGGATGAGGGGTTTAGTACAGAAACCACTGGCCTCCAGgcttgtgcctcagtttccccatctctgCAAGGCAGGTATCAGGCCCCATGGGAAAGGCACAGTGGAGATCATCAGGGGACCCACATCTGCAGGAGGGTGGGGGGCCTGATTCAGTGCCAACAACCCAAATTAGGCCTCTCCTGATTCCTTCTCGCCTCCTGGGCCAGGAACTCAACCCAAAACACAGTTTGCAGCCCCCAACTCAGGGGTCTCCTTCTACCCCAATCCCTGCAGGGACATGCAGGCATCCCCCCCCCAGTCccatccccagggctcagcatcCCTCAGGGGCTGCAGGGTAGGGCTGTG
The sequence above is drawn from the Phalacrocorax carbo chromosome 24, bPhaCar2.1, whole genome shotgun sequence genome and encodes:
- the FGF17 gene encoding fibroblast growth factor 17; its protein translation is MTDQLSRRQIREYQLYSRTSGKHVQVNGKRITATAEDGNKFAKLIVETDTFGSRVRIKGAESEKYICMSKRGKLVGKPNGKSKDCIFTEIVLENNYTAFQNARYEGWYMAFTRKGRPRKASRSRQNQREAHFIKRLYRGQLPFPNNAERQKQFEFVGSSSPTRRTRRTRAPRPRT